In Epinephelus lanceolatus isolate andai-2023 chromosome 7, ASM4190304v1, whole genome shotgun sequence, the genomic stretch TCATAGCACTCTGTATAGATGCAAACCCTTGCCCTTGCTCTGAACCTGAGATAGATTTTAACCCAAAGCCAACAGCTCCCAGTTCGGAGCCAACAACTACCCCAACTCCTAGTATCTCTGCTGAAACAAACCCTGGGCCTGAACCCAACTCAGTGTCAATCATAGACCTTACCTCAGCTCCTGATCCTGCCCCTGATATAATCTCCACTTCTGTGGATCCCATGTCTGCTTTACCTCAAGAGCCATCACCCTCTCAGCTAATCACAGAGAGTTCATGTGAGACAAGTATTCAGAGCCTAAAAGAGGCACCATCAGATGTGGCTTGTGACGAACAAAGCCACCCCTCCCTGAGTGAAACTGTCTCTGCACCCAAACAATCAGAGCCTCTTGACTCAGTGGACACGTTAGTTTCACACGCTGACACGTCCAGCTCAAACACCCAAGAACCTGTACATACCTCAGAAGTTGAGCTCAGTgatgaagatgaaaacagagaacTACAGACCAAAAAGTTGGACTTGAATCAGCCAAACGGCAGCCCACAAGAGACCACACTTTGTTCACCCTCCTCTTCCCACTGTGTCACCCCTCCTGTTTCCCATCTCACCCCTCCTGTACTTAGTCTTTCCCCTCCCTGCCACACTCCCTCACCCCCCAGCCTCAGTCCTCCCCCATGTCTGACCCCTCCCTCTCACTGCCTGTCATCTCCGATGCTGAGCACCGTCAGCCCCACCACCAGCTTTAGCTCTCCACCCCTGAGTTTCAGCCCTACCTCATCCTGCCTCAGCTCGCCTCCTTACCTCACCCCTCCTATGCTCAGCCTCAGCCCTCCTCCACTCTGTCTTAGCCCCCCTTCCCTCAGCCCTCccctcctctgcctcactccgCCTGtggagtcagaagaccttgtaCCTCAGGTATCTTCAGACATGGAGCCTTTGATACTGCACACAGGCAGCGAGGAACAGATTAAAGAGTCATCCCCTCAACCAGGAATCCCTCTCCTACAGTTGGAGGATAAAAAAGAACAAGATTATATCTCATCGTCGCCTGGGGTTGCAGAGTCTGTCTCTTTTCCAATCACAATCCCGAGCTCCACCTCACATGTGCTGCCTCCCTCTCAGTCTGAAGGCCCAGGGGAATCGGCCCCTCCAAAAGCCGATGAGGCATCCAGCTCTGTGCCTGAGAACAAAGAGGCCCCTGAGGTAACCACAGACATGCTTGAACAGAGCAGCGCTCCTCAGGCATCAGGCTCAGTCCCTGCTGTCGAGGTCCTGGCAGAGAGCATGTACGGTGACTTTGAGGCAGCCATGGACCACCTGCGCTACCGCCTAATCGCCACCAGAAACCCCGAGGAGATTCGAGGCGGTGGCTTGCTGAAATACAGCAACCTGCTGGTCAGGGACTACCGACCGGCCAGCGAGACTCAGATAAAGACACTGGAGCGCTACATGTGCTCGCGCTTTTTCATCGATTTCCCTGATGtgcaggagcagcagaggaagatCCTGTCCTACTTGAAGAATCACTTCATCGGCGAGGAGAGAAGCAAGTACCAGTATCTGATGACGCTGCGTCGCGTGGTCGACGACAGCACAGTGTGTCTGATGGGACACGAGAGGCGTCAGACGCTGAACATGATCACAGTGCTGGCACTGAAGGTTCTAGGAGAGCAGAACATTATCCCCAACACAGACCATGTGACATGCTTCTACCAGCCCGCCCCGTACCTTGCTGATCACAGCGGCTCCTATTTAGCAGAACCCAGCTACTGCAGCTACTACATACCCCAAGGGGGATCAACGCTGCTTTACCAACCGTACCCCttacacctgcacacacagactggACTAGTCTAACCCACACACAAATACGCATGTactcacacaaaacacacaatcaaGCAAGGGGATGGTGCTCTCTACAAGGAAAGGGCTGGAGAATGGAAACATAATCCAGGGATAAACTGTTTGGTCTATAATAGACCTGTGGGGGTGGGATTGAGTGGGTTTTTACAGTAAACTCCCCGAGTACTCTGTAAGGTTCTAATATGATTATATGTAATTATCTGGGCTTTGtggtaaaataataattcttcCGATATTGTTAAAATTCCAGAAAATGCTTTATGCACTGCATGAGTCATAGCCCTTTGGTCTCCCCGGGAAACCAACTGTGCTGTtgacattctcacacacacacacacacacacacacacacacacacacacacacacacacacaactcacacCTCCAGGTTCTTGAATTCTTGTACACTCTTTTCATGTTCTTACTGTGTTGTTCTTAATGGGTTTGTTCAGAATGTGGACCTTGCCTGTGGTTGATATTGTGCATGGATAAATTAGGACTGTTCTCTCACTGCCAAATACTGTGTGACTACTATGCTTCTTAAACAGTTCAGTGTAACTTTGTTAATCCTTTACCGAAGGGGTGTATtctgaaaaaaaatacagagggacaGGCATACCAGTGTGTACAGTACTATCatcagaacacacacatgcatgcacaatatatacacataaaaacacacatatacatacacgcACACAGTTAGACAATGCATGAGTAGCTAAATATATAGATCACATCCTGAAGTCAAAGCAAaggcttttaatttaataaaaatggATCTATTTTTGCAAGACTTTCCAATATAAAACTCAGTGGTAAACAGACTGGTTAGTTCCTACAGAAAAATGCCAACAACATTGCCTTTGCAATAGACTGTACAGCGTATTGATTACAGTATATCGTGTGCGGATACACTGCATTGTTTTCAGGTAAATTGTGTTAAGATGTAGTGCTTGATTCCTTTCCCTTGTGGAGTCCTTTCTGTAATCATGTGAAGTACTGTACCATCTagtgttgatttatttaatgCTAAAGTTTACTTCTGTGGAGGTGGTCAGGTTATAACCATCTTTGGGTCATCGCTAAATGTGGCAGATGGCGATCTGTGTAAACCATAGGATCTAAACTGAAGGAATTACATCTAAACTTGTGTGACTCCTCTCAGCATGAATCAGCACCCTCTAATTCACGCAGTCAGAATCAACATGAAATCAAATCCACCTCAAACCTGTTTAAATCTAAGTTCAAAGCCGTGCAACAGCAACTATGACCAAAGATGGTTTGGTAGGGAAATCAAGTGCCTAAATGTGAGACATGATTGGCATGTCTTTATCTCACTGCACTGGGGGTGTTAATGGGGTGGGCCTGGGGCTGGGTCGGGTGTGTGTTCAGTTGTTGACCCCTGTTATTGCTGCCCGTTTTGATGTCTTCTTTAATGTAGTCCTTTGTTGTAGTTTGTTCATGTACATTTTGATAAAATAAAGGTGAAACTCAACAAACCTTCAGAAACTGGATTCATTCACAAGAAACTTAAAAGACGAAAacactttttctgtcttttttttgctCCATTCTCATTCACTGCTCTCTTTCACTTTTCCCCAAAACGACATGCTGTACAGCTTACGTATCCTCCCCATGATTGCGTTCTGCGATGATCCACTTAAGCGTGACCGTCAAATCATGATGGTGCCCAGGAGAGCGACCCAAAGCTGTGAAATTCTGTCTGTGTGAGGCCTCTTATCACAAATCACCTGTCCTTCAGATGCGTTTGGACCCGAATGACGCACGCGCTACGCAACACAGCAGCCTCAACAACGTGTAAATGTGAGGAGAATATGGTTTGTGAGGTGTGAGACTGAAAGGGGAGATGGGGGAGGATGGggccagagtgtgtgtgtacatgtgtttgtgCTTCTCATGGGAATATATGTGCAAAGGCAGCATCAGGTGGTCCCCTTCTCCACTGAGTAATTGAAGAGACCTACAACATAATGAAACAATAGGGCTTCCTCCTTACTCCAACACTGCCTCCATTCATTCCTCCCACTTCATACCCACGATAAGTCATGAGCACCAGGGGAGATGGGGGCGTCTCTTTCTACAGGGGGGAGACTCGTGTGATGGCAGGTAGTGGCACAGTCACACATCATCTATTTACACACACTATAGGCTTGCACTTGTGTGCGCAAGGTTGGAAGCATGTGGCTCTCTGGGAGAGGAAGGGAGCGTGTGATCTAATAGGGTCTGTATCAGCGTCTCACAGACCTCTGAGCCACTCTTGTCCACTCTGGGTTTccatagagacagagacaggcaaCACGGTGGGCGCAGAGAGCATGATGGAAGACAGGGAAGACCCACACACCAAATGAGGGGGTGAGAGATGAaaacaagtaaaataaaaaaaagtagtgggtgaaatgaaagaaagatagtggagagagagagatgggtgGATGAGAAAATAGAGTTGAGGGGGAGACAGAAAGCAAAGGACAGAGTGAGAGGGGGGCGAGGTTATAGATAAAGCGAGAGGAGCAGGGGAGTTTATGGGGAGAGCGTGGGAGGCTGTCAGGCCTTCAGTCACAGGGGAGTCACTGTGAGGTGGCTGCAGTGACGGCAGCAGTGATGttagagcagacacacacacacacacacacatgtatgagCATGCGCACGTACACACAGCTGCATGCACATCAATTTTCCTAATGGCCTGCCCACCCGTCCATCCTCAACAAACAGTTTCAGACTAACTGAGACAAAAAGAGAACATCTCCCACacatctgtctttctctctctctgtctctcatatCCTGGCCAACTCATTTGATTTGACTGTCTTCTCACAATCATTTTCAGCAGGTTTAACAAACATGTAAAAGGCTTTTTTCCTTTGTTCAGATTTCCAAGTCTTTTTATTTCTCAGAGTTAAAATAGTAATGGTTTGTGGGCACACGCAGCCTCTGCagtataaatgaaaacaaaagcatTAAGTTTTGGTTAGCAGAGGCTGGAAGCACGAAGCATGTAGCTCCATCCGAAGTGTGAATCAAGATAATTATGGCTGCCAGCGAATCTCCCTTCATGTTGTTGTCCAAATGAATCCCCCTGTAACTTTCTGTTAATTACCAGCCCTTTTAAACCGACGATTCCCCCAAaaatttttcctcttacctgtggtgctatttatcaatctacatTGTTTTCGTGAGTGTTGGAAATATCTGCTACAGAGATATTAGCCTTCTCTGAAATATAATGAAActcaaaagcacaaaaaaactactagataaaaaaaaatctcaacagcaatgtctctttccagaaatcatgacccggaaAATCCgtagaccttgttgtgagcaagCAGacacctctggggctgaaaaatggagccaacgcagaaatgccaaaaactgcagttccttgaatggccacttgaagctggctccaaaaatgagttaaaatgccaaattttacagtaaaaataaacCTGTGACAGATGGCTGCCAACCACTGATGAGTTGCTACCACAACAAAATTTTGGATTGGTAACGTAACAATGGCGTAACCCCTAGATTCACAGAGTATAAGCATAACTATAGGtgttgctatttcagtgtgttttcagtttataaAAGTAAATTGTAATCTATTGGTAGCCTTACAAAAAAGTCCCGCTAAGGAGTTGCATTTTAAGTTTTTCCAGTAAGTACAGGAGAGTCGCCATAATTGTaacatttttcacttttcactcttC encodes the following:
- the tent5d gene encoding uncharacterized protein tent5d isoform X1, coding for MPQQQGSSMSEIKPNQRFHSLNAEQVEVLHQVLSEGVPIHGRGNFPTLELRPRDIIIAVRARLQKQGITVRDVRLNGSTASHVLVRDNGTSYKDLDIIFGVELPSQEEFQVIKESVLGCLLDCLPAGVNRERISSATMKEAYVQKMVKVFNEHDRWSLISLSNNSGKNLELKFVSTLRRQFEFSVDSFQIILDRLLESYMQQEAQHKSNRVDLKDQPADTQNKDSSSLLKQATAPETEKSSGRDSSNKEGAQTSLTQQRDEVHEKQSELSLQNEHSNQTIHSKVEKDNKEKTPVELKEEHRETLSETDLSDQTSADLLSENKTSEEAEPPTQIELRHEPELSDKTKCSTKAEEAEQTQPCDDQQPAHSNHKELSVQKEQSNHTKPPDEQNKITEQMEWSEPQKTSNNTQTESLNLAEACHSTDSSNCFSEDQRSDEKDETQHVTAPDSSTPSQAKIETQLADESKVEICEQAERKHETDETEVSETAEEVLASEAKNIQDTQGIDCSCSTSSISLTLHNTEPAGAQDTLEIHSTLHTDNSDKTQNTPDAVSPPDTQDIVPAPPSLVSDKKTSSSPSCKASERLSHMVVLKHSSPKPPRRMCRKVAPNPYPSPVSESEPVIALCIDANPCPCSEPEIDFNPKPTAPSSEPTTTPTPSISAETNPGPEPNSVSIIDLTSAPDPAPDIISTSVDPMSALPQEPSPSQLITESSCETSIQSLKEAPSDVACDEQSHPSLSETVSAPKQSEPLDSVDTLVSHADTSSSNTQEPVHTSEVELSDEDENRELQTKKLDLNQPNGSPQETTLCSPSSSHCVTPPVSHLTPPVLSLSPPCHTPSPPSLSPPPCLTPPSHCLSSPMLSTVSPTTSFSSPPLSFSPTSSCLSSPPYLTPPMLSLSPPPLCLSPPSLSPPLLCLTPPVESEDLVPQVSSDMEPLILHTGSEEQIKESSPQPGIPLLQLEDKKEQDYISSSPGVAESVSFPITIPSSTSHVLPPSQSEGPGESAPPKADEASSSVPENKEAPEVTTDMLEQSSAPQASGSVPAVEVLAESMYGDFEAAMDHLRYRLIATRNPEEIRGGGLLKYSNLLVRDYRPASETQIKTLERYMCSRFFIDFPDVQEQQRKILSYLKNHFIGEERSKYQYLMTLRRVVDDSTVCLMGHERRQTLNMITVLALKVLGEQNIIPNTDHVTCFYQPAPYLADHSGSYLAEPSYCSYYIPQGGSTLLYQPYPLHLHTQTGLV
- the tent5d gene encoding uncharacterized protein tent5d isoform X2, which translates into the protein MSEIKPNQRFHSLNAEQVEVLHQVLSEGVPIHGRGNFPTLELRPRDIIIAVRARLQKQGITVRDVRLNGSTASHVLVRDNGTSYKDLDIIFGVELPSQEEFQVIKESVLGCLLDCLPAGVNRERISSATMKEAYVQKMVKVFNEHDRWSLISLSNNSGKNLELKFVSTLRRQFEFSVDSFQIILDRLLESYMQQEAQHKSNRVDLKDQPADTQNKDSSSLLKQATAPETEKSSGRDSSNKEGAQTSLTQQRDEVHEKQSELSLQNEHSNQTIHSKVEKDNKEKTPVELKEEHRETLSETDLSDQTSADLLSENKTSEEAEPPTQIELRHEPELSDKTKCSTKAEEAEQTQPCDDQQPAHSNHKELSVQKEQSNHTKPPDEQNKITEQMEWSEPQKTSNNTQTESLNLAEACHSTDSSNCFSEDQRSDEKDETQHVTAPDSSTPSQAKIETQLADESKVEICEQAERKHETDETEVSETAEEVLASEAKNIQDTQGIDCSCSTSSISLTLHNTEPAGAQDTLEIHSTLHTDNSDKTQNTPDAVSPPDTQDIVPAPPSLVSDKKTSSSPSCKASERLSHMVVLKHSSPKPPRRMCRKVAPNPYPSPVSESEPVIALCIDANPCPCSEPEIDFNPKPTAPSSEPTTTPTPSISAETNPGPEPNSVSIIDLTSAPDPAPDIISTSVDPMSALPQEPSPSQLITESSCETSIQSLKEAPSDVACDEQSHPSLSETVSAPKQSEPLDSVDTLVSHADTSSSNTQEPVHTSEVELSDEDENRELQTKKLDLNQPNGSPQETTLCSPSSSHCVTPPVSHLTPPVLSLSPPCHTPSPPSLSPPPCLTPPSHCLSSPMLSTVSPTTSFSSPPLSFSPTSSCLSSPPYLTPPMLSLSPPPLCLSPPSLSPPLLCLTPPVESEDLVPQVSSDMEPLILHTGSEEQIKESSPQPGIPLLQLEDKKEQDYISSSPGVAESVSFPITIPSSTSHVLPPSQSEGPGESAPPKADEASSSVPENKEAPEVTTDMLEQSSAPQASGSVPAVEVLAESMYGDFEAAMDHLRYRLIATRNPEEIRGGGLLKYSNLLVRDYRPASETQIKTLERYMCSRFFIDFPDVQEQQRKILSYLKNHFIGEERSKYQYLMTLRRVVDDSTVCLMGHERRQTLNMITVLALKVLGEQNIIPNTDHVTCFYQPAPYLADHSGSYLAEPSYCSYYIPQGGSTLLYQPYPLHLHTQTGLV